Part of the Paenibacillus guangzhouensis genome is shown below.
TCGATGCTAGATGTATGGCGCATCGAGCAGCAGCATGCCGAGCTGTCTGCTTATCGGTTCCAACGCCATAACGGCATCATGATCGATACGCTGCGCAAGCAGGGATTGGGCATGCCGGTGAACAACGTTGGACTTATCTGGTCCGGCTTCCGGCCAAGCGATGATGCATGCGATTTCCATTTCAACATTCCATCGAATATGTTCGCGGTCGTCACGCTACGCCATATGCAGGAAATTGCCCGCTATGTCTATCGCGACGAGCATCTTGTCACGCGGATGGCGCAGATGGAGGAAGAAATCCAGCATGCGATCGAGCTGTACGGCATGATCAACCATCAGAAGTATGGACGGATGTATGTGTTTGAGACAGACGGATATGGCAATCACATCCTGATGGATGATGCGGGCACGCCGAATTTGATGTCCGCGCCGTATATCGGCTATTGTGCGCCGGATGATCCGGCTTATCTGAATACACGCGCGTTTATCTTAAGCGAAGACAATCCTTATTATTACAAGGGCGAGAAGCTGAGCGGCATCGGTAGTCCGCATACGCCGCCGGATTATGTCTGGCATCTGGCCTATTCGATGCAAGGATTAACCGCTGTGAACCCGGATGAAATCTTGCGTATGATTGAAATTATGGAATCAACCGATGCGGATACAGGCTTCATGCATGAAGGATTCCATAAAGATGATCCATCGATCTTCACTCGCGATTGGTTCGCATGGTCGAACAGTCAGTTCGCGCAATTGGTATGGAAGGCATTGCAGTTAGACCTCTTAGACGCTAAATGATGGATCGAAATAGCCACCTTCGCCGGTGGCTATTTTGCTATTGATTTTTGCATTCATGATGTACAAGCCGTTCCTTGCTGATTATAATAAGGGATATTTAAGCGGTTTCATGAGACATGCTGATTTCGTGTTTGCGATGTCGATGAAGGCGTAAGACAAGAATGTTCCGCAGGGAGGACTAGGACATGAAGATGATTTCTGTATCGGACGGAAATCATCTTTTTAGGTTTTCGCGATTCGAATATAGCAGATAGAGGGGATCAATGTGAACGAATTGTACAAAGTGGTGGTCGTTGATGATGAAATACTCGTTCGACAAGGGATCAAGCATTTGCTGCATTGGGAGCAGAATGGCTTCCAAATTGTAGGTGAAGCTTCGAACGGGAAAGAAGCGTTGGCATTAATCGAAGAGCTGCAGCCTCAGATTGTGCTGACAGACATCGTGATGCCCGTGATGGATGGCGAGGAGCTGACCCGGATCATTAAGACGAGCTGGCCGGAGATCGAGGTCATCGTGCTGAGCAGTTTCAGCGAATTCGACTATGTGCGTGCTTCCTTCCAGAGCGGCGTCTCGGATTATATTCTGAAGCCGCATCTGGAGACGGGGATGCTGCTCGATGCGCTGCGCAAGACCGTGACACGAATTCCATCTCGCATAGGAACGAAGCGGGTTGAAAATAACATGATGCCGATCCATGCGGTGCTTGCGAAGATGCTATCAGGCTATGACGTAGAAGTTGAGCCGCAGTTGATCGCAGCACAGCTTCCGCATCAGGCCTTCTATTTGCTAGGCACGCAGCAGGATGCGAGTCGAGACGGGGAATCGGCTTCTATCTACCCGATCCTCGAATCCTTGCAAGCTCTCTTTCCGGCGATGAGGACGATAACGTTATCAGGGCATTCGATTCCAGGGTATCCGGAGATGTCGATGCAGTTGCTGAATGTGAATGAAGAAGACCGGAGGGCGCTCCCGGCCAAGCTCATGCTCCTTCACCCGAGCTCCATGCTGGAGACAGGAGAGGTGAAGTGGGTGCTCAGCAGCGATTTTGAATCGATAAGCCAGCTAAGAGACATCTACGAGAATCAGCTGCTTCGACTGCTTGCGTGTCGGTTCTTTCTTCCTATGGATGCCCAGCTGATGCCAAGTGGACTTCCAGATCCATCTGCATCCGTGAAGGCTTTTCCGCTGAATCCGTTTATGGAGCAGCTTCGCAGACTCCAGCTGGAGGAAGCTTTTCAGGACTTGCGTTCGTATATCCGATCGCTTGAGCTGGCCTATACTGTGGATGTGTTCGAATTCAAGTCTTTTATCGGCAATCTGGTTTTTAACGCGATTCATCTTCTTGGAAGGTTGAATTATGACGTGAAATCGCTGGATGACGCCAAATATGCATATTTCAAAGCCATCGATGAAGCGAACCATGTCCTTGAAGTCGTGGAACTGCTGGAGAAGTTCCAGATGCAGCTGGAGCTGTATGTCTATGCCGATAAGGCGTCTCAGTCGACAAACCCTAGCATGCGGCTATTGCTCGATTATATCGAAGAACATTATGCCGAGCCGATCAGCCTCACAGAAATGGCAAAACATTTTCATTTTAATCCGTCGTATTTATCGACCTTCTTCGCCGCCCATCATCATGAAGGGTTCAAAGAGCATCTGAACCGGGTGCGGATCGATAAGGCGGCTGATTTATTGCGATATAGCGATACGTCTATTTCGGATATCGGCAGCATGGTAGGGTATGGCGACCACAGCTACTTCTGCAAAGTGTTCAAGCGGAACACGGGACTGTCCCCAAGCCAGTACCGTAGACAATACATTCAATCCTAGGAGTTGGCTATCGATGCATGCGTTATTGGAACGGCTTAAATTTCATGGTCTGTTTATTAAAATGTTCGTCGTTATGGTCATCTGTATTATTGCGATCGCGGTGTCAGTCGTATGGGTCAACGTACAAATGTCCGAGCAGTTATTCCTGAAGACCTTCAGTATCACGAATTCCAAGGTGATCGACCAGATCCGCAACAACTTCGAGTCGTTCCACTATTCGATCGTTACGGCGGCCAATAACGCCCAGCAGAGCGGGACACTTAAGACGTTCCTAACCGAGAAGGAGTCGAACCAATCGACCAAGACATTATCGTCTTATTACATCATGACGCAGCAGATGAAAAGGATTCAGTCCACCGTCGACGCTTATTCCGTAGGCGTTGCGATTGTTGGCGTGAACGGACGGAGTTATTCGGGCAATTATAACTTCGCGAAGCCTACGGCGCAGGAGTTGAAGGACAGTATCCTGACGCAGAACGCACTTGCCGAGCCTAGAAAGCTCAAATATCAATTGTATTTGGATAAGCAAGGTACTGTAAGCGGCAAGCCTATTATCGTTGCAACAAAGGTGCTGATGGAGAGAACAACGGGGCAAGATTACGGGATGTTGTACATTACGATCGATGAAGATGATTTCAAGCCTTTTTACAGCAGCTTCACCAGTATAGGGAATGATGTGATGCTCATCGATAAAGAAGGTCTGGTGATATCCAGCAATCGCAAGGAACTGATTGGGCAGTCTCAGCACGACATGTTGTCGTATGCGCAGGAGATCCAGAAGCGACCGCTTGAGCTCAAGAAGGCGCATGTAATGGGCAGGGACCAGCTCATCCTCTCCGAGTATTTGCCTGCATATGATCTGTACCTCGTTAATATGATCGATCAGAAATATGTACTCGGACAGATGGTCAATACCAAGACGATTGTCTTCCTCTGCTTGCTGATCGTTCTCGCGGCCTTAATCATCGTCTTCCTGATATCTCGCAAAATAACACGTTCGTTAACCCGGTTGGCGAGACAAATGTCCAAAGTCAATCGCAGTCATTTTCGCAACTATATCGAGGTATCTGGCGGCTATGAGATCAGACAGCTCGGGCACGCCTATAATGATATGTTGGATGAAATTAACGATTACATCGATAAGCTTGTCGAGACGCAGAAAGGGCAGAGAAAGGCGGAGCTTGCGGCCCTGCAGCAGCAGATTAACCCTCATTTCTTATACAATACGCTAGCTTCGGTTAAGTTTCTGGTACAGCAGGGGAGCAAAGAGAAGGCCGTGGAGACGATTCATGCGTTAATCTCTCTCTTGCAGAACACCATTAGCAACGTCAGCGAGACCATCACAGTTGAGCAGGAACTTGTGAACTTGAAGCATTATGTGCTCATTAATCATGTACGTTATGGGGAACGGATCCGTGCGACATATTTCGTAGCCCCGGACTGTATGAATTGCCATGTGCCGAAGCTAATCATTCAGCCTTTTATCGAAAATGCCTTTTTCCACGCCTTTAATGTGAAGGGGGAAGGTGTGATTCATGTACTCATCTCCAAGACATCACAACAATTAATATGTGAGGTGATGGATAACGGGGATGGGATGGATATGCAGCAGCTTGCAGAAGCGAAATCGAAGAGACGTAAAGGATCTAGGCAGTTGTTCTCCGGCGTAGGTGTTGCCAATGTGAATGATCGCATTCGGCTTCTATACGGTGATGATTATGGCGTGACGATGACGAGTGAGTTAGGCGAAGGGACACGGGTGAGCATCACACTGCCAGTGATCGAAATCGAATAAAAATACCATTATCCAAACAAATGACAAGAGTATTTTTGTAACCGCATTCATACAAGTGATAAAACGACAAATCTGCACAAAGAAATTGCTAACAATCGTGAAGTGCCCGGTGCTACGATGATTTCAGAACTTCCGGTAAGCGTTTACAGATGAGATGAGCGACTGTCGGAAGGTCATGGACAACTAATGAAAGAGGGGCTGAAACCATGAAGAAGGCATTGGTATTATTCCTGACCTGCATGCTGCTGCTAACGGCTTGTTCTTCAGGAACCAAAGAAGCAGAGAAAGAAAAAGAGCCTGCTGCATCAGGCGGCACAACCAGCACGCAGGAGGCTGGTGATAAGGAGATTACGATTTGGGCGTGGGATCCGAACTTCAACATCGCTGCACTGAATGTCGCGAAGGAAGCTTATAATGCGAAGCATCCTGATGTCAAAATCAACATTGTCGAATACGCGCAAGCGGACATTATCCAGAAGCTCAATACAGGATTAAATTCGGGCACGACGAAGGGTCTGCCGAACATCGTTCTAATTGAAGATTATCGAGCGCAAGGTTTCCTGCAATCTTATCCAGATTCCTTCACAGACTTGACGGGTAAGATCAAACCAGAAGACTTCGCAGATTATAAAATCGGACCGACGAGCTTGAACGGGAAGCAATATGGTGTGCCTTTCGACTCCGGTGTAGCAGGGCTGTATGTCCGTAAGGATTATATCGAACAAGCGGGATATAAGCTGGACGATCTGAAGGATCTCGATTGGAAGCAGTATATTGAAATCGGGAAGAAAGTTAAAGAAAAAACAGGCAAAGACATGATTACGCTAGATCCGAATGACCTCGGCATTCTGCGCATGATGATTCAATCAGCGGGTTCTTGGTACTTGAAGGATGATGGCAAGACACCGGACCTGAAAGACAATGCAGCGCTTAAGAAGGCGTTTGAGCTGTACAAAGAAATGATGGATGCGAACATTGTCAAAGTCAATGCGGACTGGAGTCAATTCATTGCGGCGATCAACAATGGGGACGTTGCAACGGTTCCGACCGGCAACTGGATTACGCCTTCGGTCAAAGCGGAAGCAGCTCAATCAGGCAAATGGGCGATCCTCCCAATGCCGAAGCTGCCGGATACCAACGGCTCTGTCCATGCAACGAATCTTGGCGGAAGCTCCTGGTACGTTATGAACATTCCAGGCTCTGAGACAGCAGCAGATTTCATGGCTCAAACGTTCGGCTCAGATGTAGATATGTATCAGACATTATTAACTAAAGTAGGCGCTCTTGGAACATTGAAAGCGGCAAGTCAAGGCGAAGCTTACGCGAAAGCGGATGAGTTCTTCGGCGGTCAGCAGATCGTGACGGATTTTGCAAAATGGACGTCCGAAATTCCAAAAGTGAACTATGGCATTTCAACCTACGCGATTGAAGATATTCTCGTTGTTGAAGTTCAGAATTATTTAGGCGGCAAAAATATTGACCAAGTGCTTAGCGACGCGCAATCCCAGGCCGAAGCGCAGATTAAATAATCCAGCTCCAGGTCACCGTTAGATCGAAATGAACCATAACCCTAGGGCGCGTTGAGGCAAGTCGTTATGAAAAGCGTCCTAGGGTTTATTTATGTGGGCGGAAAGGAGCTCTGGCAACAATGAGAGCGGACAAACAAGGAGTTAGCATTCGCGCCAAAAACGCGTTTACGGGATGGAGCTTTATACTCGTTGCAGTTCTAATGATTATAGCTTTTTACTTCTATCCGATGCTTGAAGCACTTATTTTATCCTTCAAGACGGGGACAGGAGCGAATCTTTCTTTTACAGGCTGGTCGAATTACGAACGATTGTTAACGGATAAGACATTCTTGACTGCACTAACAAATACGTCGATTTATCTGATTATTCAAGTTCCGATCATGATTGTGCTGGCATTGTTCATCTCGGTGCTGCTGAATGACAACACGCTAAAATTCAAAGGTTTCTTCCGGACGGCGATCTTCCTGCCGTGTGTAACATCCCTTGTAGCCTACTCCGTCGTGTTCAAATACTTGTTCGGCATCAATGGACTCGTGAACACGATGTTAATGAAGCTGTCTATCATCTCTGCCCCGATTGAATGGATTACCGATCCGTTCTGGGCGAAAATCACGATTATTATCGCGATTACATGGCGGTGGACCGGCTATAATATGATCTTTTATTTATCAGCGCTTCAGAATATCGACAACTCGATCTACGAAGCAGCTCGCATTGACGGCGCATCGTCGGTGACGCAATTTTTCAAAATTACGATTCCGATGTTAAAGCCGATTATCCTGTTCACTTCGATCACCTCCACGATCGGTACGTTGCAATTATTCGACGAGGTGCTGAATATTACGAAGGGCGGCCCGGGGAATGCGACCCTCTCGATCTCGCAGTATATCTATAACCTATCGTTCAAATATACGGCTGATTTCGGGTATGCGGCAACCGTATCGTATTCGATCGTACTGCTCATCGTGGTGTTATCGATCCTTCAATTCAAAGTGGCAGGTGAAAAATAATGAAGGTTAAGCGCATATTTACTTATCTATTTCTCAGTATTACAGCGCTGGTGTCCATCTTTCCATTCTTATGGATTGTTATCAGCGCAACGAATAAATCCGTCGATGTGACCAAAGGAAGACTGCTTCCAGGCACGTATCTCGTTGAGAATTTTAAGAAATTGCTGGATACGACGGATCTGGGAACGGCCCTATGGAATTCGGCGAAAATTTCGATTCTGACGACGATTCTTGCCATTTTGTTCGCATCGCTTGCGGGCTACGGGTTCGAGATTTTTCGGAGCAAGATGAAGGATGTTGTGTTCAACATCCTGCTGTTGTCGATGATGATTCCTTTTGCGGCCTTGATGGTGCCTCTGTACCGGATGTTTGCCCGCATTTCGAATGCTGCGCCGATGATCGGGATCGATACGATGGCTGCGGTGATGCTGCCGACGATTACGACGGCGTTCCTGATCTTCTTCTTCCGGCAGAGTTCGAAGATGTTTCCGAAGGATATGGTGGAAGCGGGACGTATCGACGGTCTTAGCGACCTTGGCATTTTCTTTAAAATTTTCATGCCGACGATGAAAACGACCTATGCGGCTGCCGGCATTATCACGTTCATGTCCAGCTGGAACAACTATCTCTGGCCGCTGATCGTACTGCAGTCGCCTCAGCAGCGGACGATTCCACTCCTCATCTCGAATTTGGGTTCGGGTTATGCGCCGGACTATGGTCTTATCATGCTGGCGATCGTTATTGCAACGCTGCCGACGGCGCTGGTCTTCTTCTTGATGCAGAAGCATTTCGTCGCTGGTATGACGGGTTCGGTGAAATAGTAAAGTGAGTGAAGCATAGAACAGGAGGAGCGATAAAAATGAAGATCAAGACACCTACCTTAGATTGGCTGAGCGATGTGCATACCTTTGCGGTGAATCGGCTGCCCGCCCATTCGGACCATCGCTATTACCGGACGGAGGAGGAAGCTCTTAAAGATTCGGACATGTTACTTCGGCATAGTCTGAACGGAAGATGGCGGTTCGCTTATTCGGTGCATCCGGACAGCCGTCCAGTCGATTTCTATCAGATGGAGCACAATAGCAGCGGTTGGTCCTTCATCGAGGTACCAGGACATATCCAGCTGCAAGGGTATGATCATCCGCAGTATGTGAATACACAGTATCCATGGGATGGGATAGAGTCGCTTCGGCCGCCGCAGCTGCCGCAGAAGCGAAATCCGGTCGGGAGCTATGTGAAGGAGTTTGAAGTTCCGCCTCATTTTGCCGGACAGCCGCTATATATTTCCTTTCAAGGTGTCGAGTCAGCATTCTATGTGTGGTTGAACGGACAATTTGTCGGGTATAGCGAAGACAGCTTCACGCCTGCGGAATTCGATCTGTCTGCTTTCGTTCAAGATGGCGTCAATAAACTGGCTGTGGAAGTCTATCAACGTAGTACGGGCAGTTGGCTCGAGGATCAAGATTTCTGGCGGTTCTCCGGTATATTCCGGGATGTCTATTTGTACACGGTGCCAAAGGTACATGTTCGTGATGTAGCGGTGCAGACGGAATTGGATGCGGAGTATACTTCGGGACAGCTGAAGGCGCAGTTCAAGTTGGAAGGTCACATAAAAGGGCATATCGTGGTCGAATTATTGGATACGGATCGTCGGCCTGTCGAGGCGGTGCGCATGGATGCAGCGAAGGAAGTTTCTGTTCAAATCGATGTGCCACAGGTGAGACGATGGAGCGCCGAGGATCCGCAGCTTTATCTGATGTTGGTCTCTATATGTGACGAGCATGGCGAGCTCGTGGAAGTCGTGCCACAGCAAGTCGGCTTCCGTAAATTCGAGATGATCGATAAGGTCATGCATCTGAATGGGAAGCGAATCGTCTTCAAAGGTGTGAACCGCCATGAGTTCAACAGCCATCGCGGCCGTGCGATTACGAAGGAAGATATGCTGTTCGATATCCGTACGCTCAAGCAGAATAATCTAAATGCAGTTCGTACCTCCCATTATCCGAATCAAAGTCTCTGGTACGAATTGTGTGATCAATACGGCATCTACGTTATTGATGAGATGAATCTGGAGAGTCACGGTTCGTGGCAGAAAATGGGCGCCGTCGAGCCGTCATGGGTCGTTCCGGGCGACCGGCCGGAATGGAAAGACATCGTCATGGATCGAGCTGTGTCCATGTTCGAACGGGACAAGAATCATCCATCGATCCTGATCTGGTCTTGCGGCAATGAATCGTATGGTGGTGAAGTGATCTATCAGGTATCTCAGTATTTCCGGTCTGTGGATCCGGGACGATTGGTGCATTATGAAGGGGTATTCCATGATCGCCGGTTCAATGACAC
Proteins encoded:
- a CDS encoding ABC transporter substrate-binding protein, which produces MKKALVLFLTCMLLLTACSSGTKEAEKEKEPAASGGTTSTQEAGDKEITIWAWDPNFNIAALNVAKEAYNAKHPDVKINIVEYAQADIIQKLNTGLNSGTTKGLPNIVLIEDYRAQGFLQSYPDSFTDLTGKIKPEDFADYKIGPTSLNGKQYGVPFDSGVAGLYVRKDYIEQAGYKLDDLKDLDWKQYIEIGKKVKEKTGKDMITLDPNDLGILRMMIQSAGSWYLKDDGKTPDLKDNAALKKAFELYKEMMDANIVKVNADWSQFIAAINNGDVATVPTGNWITPSVKAEAAQSGKWAILPMPKLPDTNGSVHATNLGGSSWYVMNIPGSETAADFMAQTFGSDVDMYQTLLTKVGALGTLKAASQGEAYAKADEFFGGQQIVTDFAKWTSEIPKVNYGISTYAIEDILVVEVQNYLGGKNIDQVLSDAQSQAEAQIK
- a CDS encoding response regulator transcription factor, producing MNELYKVVVVDDEILVRQGIKHLLHWEQNGFQIVGEASNGKEALALIEELQPQIVLTDIVMPVMDGEELTRIIKTSWPEIEVIVLSSFSEFDYVRASFQSGVSDYILKPHLETGMLLDALRKTVTRIPSRIGTKRVENNMMPIHAVLAKMLSGYDVEVEPQLIAAQLPHQAFYLLGTQQDASRDGESASIYPILESLQALFPAMRTITLSGHSIPGYPEMSMQLLNVNEEDRRALPAKLMLLHPSSMLETGEVKWVLSSDFESISQLRDIYENQLLRLLACRFFLPMDAQLMPSGLPDPSASVKAFPLNPFMEQLRRLQLEEAFQDLRSYIRSLELAYTVDVFEFKSFIGNLVFNAIHLLGRLNYDVKSLDDAKYAYFKAIDEANHVLEVVELLEKFQMQLELYVYADKASQSTNPSMRLLLDYIEEHYAEPISLTEMAKHFHFNPSYLSTFFAAHHHEGFKEHLNRVRIDKAADLLRYSDTSISDIGSMVGYGDHSYFCKVFKRNTGLSPSQYRRQYIQS
- a CDS encoding glycoside hydrolase family 125 protein — translated: MKDHRLPTIDVPKFPLPQAVQEALLEAEQRLAHRPKLSMLFRNCFPNTLETTTRLLDDGTTFVLTGDIPAMWLRDSVEQVIHYVPFAKADKELQRILEGVIKRHMFYIQIDPYANAFNETANDWHWNATDETTTSPWVWERKFELDSMCFSFRLAYHYWKETGRTGIFDEAFKDALISMLDVWRIEQQHAELSAYRFQRHNGIMIDTLRKQGLGMPVNNVGLIWSGFRPSDDACDFHFNIPSNMFAVVTLRHMQEIARYVYRDEHLVTRMAQMEEEIQHAIELYGMINHQKYGRMYVFETDGYGNHILMDDAGTPNLMSAPYIGYCAPDDPAYLNTRAFILSEDNPYYYKGEKLSGIGSPHTPPDYVWHLAYSMQGLTAVNPDEILRMIEIMESTDADTGFMHEGFHKDDPSIFTRDWFAWSNSQFAQLVWKALQLDLLDAK
- a CDS encoding cache domain-containing sensor histidine kinase, whose translation is MHALLERLKFHGLFIKMFVVMVICIIAIAVSVVWVNVQMSEQLFLKTFSITNSKVIDQIRNNFESFHYSIVTAANNAQQSGTLKTFLTEKESNQSTKTLSSYYIMTQQMKRIQSTVDAYSVGVAIVGVNGRSYSGNYNFAKPTAQELKDSILTQNALAEPRKLKYQLYLDKQGTVSGKPIIVATKVLMERTTGQDYGMLYITIDEDDFKPFYSSFTSIGNDVMLIDKEGLVISSNRKELIGQSQHDMLSYAQEIQKRPLELKKAHVMGRDQLILSEYLPAYDLYLVNMIDQKYVLGQMVNTKTIVFLCLLIVLAALIIVFLISRKITRSLTRLARQMSKVNRSHFRNYIEVSGGYEIRQLGHAYNDMLDEINDYIDKLVETQKGQRKAELAALQQQINPHFLYNTLASVKFLVQQGSKEKAVETIHALISLLQNTISNVSETITVEQELVNLKHYVLINHVRYGERIRATYFVAPDCMNCHVPKLIIQPFIENAFFHAFNVKGEGVIHVLISKTSQQLICEVMDNGDGMDMQQLAEAKSKRRKGSRQLFSGVGVANVNDRIRLLYGDDYGVTMTSELGEGTRVSITLPVIEIE
- a CDS encoding carbohydrate ABC transporter permease; the encoded protein is MKVKRIFTYLFLSITALVSIFPFLWIVISATNKSVDVTKGRLLPGTYLVENFKKLLDTTDLGTALWNSAKISILTTILAILFASLAGYGFEIFRSKMKDVVFNILLLSMMIPFAALMVPLYRMFARISNAAPMIGIDTMAAVMLPTITTAFLIFFFRQSSKMFPKDMVEAGRIDGLSDLGIFFKIFMPTMKTTYAAAGIITFMSSWNNYLWPLIVLQSPQQRTIPLLISNLGSGYAPDYGLIMLAIVIATLPTALVFFLMQKHFVAGMTGSVK
- a CDS encoding carbohydrate ABC transporter permease, with product MRADKQGVSIRAKNAFTGWSFILVAVLMIIAFYFYPMLEALILSFKTGTGANLSFTGWSNYERLLTDKTFLTALTNTSIYLIIQVPIMIVLALFISVLLNDNTLKFKGFFRTAIFLPCVTSLVAYSVVFKYLFGINGLVNTMLMKLSIISAPIEWITDPFWAKITIIIAITWRWTGYNMIFYLSALQNIDNSIYEAARIDGASSVTQFFKITIPMLKPIILFTSITSTIGTLQLFDEVLNITKGGPGNATLSISQYIYNLSFKYTADFGYAATVSYSIVLLIVVLSILQFKVAGEK